From one Cyanobacterium stanieri PCC 7202 genomic stretch:
- a CDS encoding mannose-6-phosphate isomerase, type 2 (PFAM: Mannose-6-phosphate isomerase~COGs: COG0662 Mannose-6-phosphate isomerase~InterPro IPR001538~KEGG: cyc:PCC7424_3325 mannose-6-phosphate isomerase type II~PFAM: mannose-6-phosphate isomerase type II~SPTR: Mannose-6-phosphate isomerase type II), which produces MTEISKLDQEAQEAEYTRNPPWGTVTLLEEGPYYRINRIIVKPGHHISTQMHYHRSEHWVVVAGTAKVIFNGEEKLLLPKQSTYVPMNIRHRVENPGVIPLVMIEIQNGEYLGDDDIIRFEDAENN; this is translated from the coding sequence ATGACAGAAATCAGTAAACTAGACCAAGAAGCTCAAGAAGCGGAATATACACGTAATCCCCCTTGGGGTACTGTAACCCTGTTAGAAGAGGGACCTTATTATCGTATTAATCGTATTATTGTTAAACCCGGTCATCACATTAGTACCCAAATGCACTACCACCGCAGTGAACATTGGGTAGTGGTGGCAGGTACTGCGAAGGTTATTTTTAATGGGGAGGAAAAATTACTATTACCCAAACAGTCAACCTATGTACCTATGAATATTCGTCATCGGGTAGAGAATCCGGGGGTAATTCCTTTGGTGATGATTGAAATTCAAAATGGGGAATATTTGGGGGATGATGATATTATTCGTTTTGAAGACGCTGAGAATAATTGA
- a CDS encoding hypothetical protein (KEGG: cyh:Cyan8802_3065 hypothetical protein~SPTR: Putative uncharacterized protein) — protein MNPLSQSKSLSLSTIAIISGAILALFGGMLIFTNPNQRQYEEFAEEQLSIYAKENLCQADASGLDQVIKSQVCHMMVEAGRGQIPRVIRETTQRKDYLVLSIYETNLYLYRFRTIGIFNYFYVLDVDQLYDQN, from the coding sequence ATGAATCCTCTTTCCCAATCAAAAAGTCTTTCCCTCTCAACCATTGCCATCATCAGCGGAGCAATTCTTGCTCTGTTTGGGGGAATGTTGATTTTTACTAACCCAAATCAAAGGCAATATGAAGAATTTGCAGAAGAGCAATTATCTATCTATGCCAAGGAGAATTTATGTCAGGCAGATGCTTCAGGATTAGATCAAGTAATCAAAAGCCAAGTTTGTCATATGATGGTGGAGGCAGGAAGGGGTCAAATTCCTAGGGTAATCAGAGAAACAACCCAAAGGAAAGATTATCTGGTGTTGAGTATTTACGAGACAAATCTTTATCTTTATCGATTTAGAACCATTGGAATATTTAATTATTTTTATGTCCTTGACGTTGACCAGCTTTATGATCAAAACTAA
- a CDS encoding hypothetical protein (KEGG: ter:Tery_2245 hypothetical protein~SPTR: Putative uncharacterized protein) — protein sequence MSDHQNSSPDHDDFDLGAAIFELESAIARLKERYHQVETDKHRQQELETEKKELEKQLKRNPQNSLKSEIQLINQQLEEIEVRLESELFKWSSLKEPFWQIIRFGGVGIIIGWILKTLTL from the coding sequence ATGTCTGACCATCAAAACTCCTCCCCCGACCATGATGATTTTGATCTCGGTGCGGCTATTTTTGAGCTAGAAAGTGCGATCGCCCGATTAAAAGAGCGGTATCATCAAGTAGAAACCGATAAACATCGTCAACAGGAATTAGAAACAGAAAAAAAAGAACTAGAAAAACAACTCAAAAGAAACCCTCAAAATTCCCTCAAAAGCGAAATTCAACTAATTAATCAACAATTAGAAGAAATAGAAGTGAGATTAGAAAGTGAGCTATTCAAGTGGAGTAGTTTAAAAGAACCCTTCTGGCAAATAATTCGCTTTGGAGGAGTAGGAATAATTATTGGTTGGATACTCAAAACCCTTACCCTCTAA
- a CDS encoding hypothetical protein (KEGG: mar:MAE_35700 hypothetical protein~SPTR: Similar to tr|Q8YR03|Q8YR03) — protein sequence MTISSNSKTISDLTTLELAQLLAEKMTISSYDWHKQKNNRKAQAGQQLASSLVFLLNNQPEEALERINQAQGWLNKTINPLPCPSHGDRHNS from the coding sequence ATGACTATCTCATCAAACAGTAAAACAATTTCTGATTTAACCACCCTCGAATTAGCTCAACTATTGGCGGAGAAAATGACCATTAGTTCCTATGATTGGCATAAGCAAAAAAATAACCGCAAAGCCCAAGCAGGTCAGCAATTAGCCTCTAGTTTGGTATTCTTGTTAAACAATCAACCAGAAGAAGCCCTCGAACGAATAAACCAAGCCCAAGGATGGTTAAATAAAACCATTAATCCTTTACCCTGTCCTAGTCATGGCGATCGCCATAATTCCTAA
- a CDS encoding putative anti-sigma regulatory factor, serine/threonine protein kinase (COGs: COG2172 Anti-sigma regulatory factor (Ser/Thr protein kinase)~InterPro IPR016781~KEGG: cyh:Cyan8802_4123 putative anti-sigma regulatory factor, serine/threonine protein kinase~SPTR: Similar to tr|Q8YR04|Q8YR04): MISMTKPLHFGRWRTVSFPSTLYLCPVLDLLLTKIPQELHPEIRLGLQEALVNAAKHGNGLDPSKPVVVKFSYQKGEYSWLICDQGAGFCECECSSKAENLPPEEAENGRGLCMLYHIFDRVLWNKQGTQVKLCKQVHHHYFPRKASSAF; the protein is encoded by the coding sequence ATGATTTCCATGACAAAACCCCTTCATTTTGGGCGATGGCGAACCGTAAGTTTTCCCTCTACCCTCTACCTCTGTCCTGTGTTGGATTTATTATTGACAAAAATTCCTCAAGAACTTCATCCAGAAATTCGCTTAGGTTTGCAAGAAGCCCTTGTCAATGCGGCTAAACATGGTAATGGTTTAGATCCTAGTAAGCCCGTTGTAGTCAAGTTTTCCTATCAAAAAGGCGAATATTCTTGGTTGATTTGTGATCAAGGGGCTGGTTTTTGTGAGTGTGAATGTTCTTCCAAGGCGGAAAATTTGCCCCCAGAAGAGGCGGAAAATGGTCGAGGTTTATGTATGTTGTATCATATTTTTGATCGAGTCTTATGGAATAAACAGGGTACTCAAGTAAAACTGTGTAAACAGGTACATCATCATTACTTTCCCCGCAAAGCCTCTTCTGCTTTTTAG
- a CDS encoding hypothetical protein (PFAM: Domain of unknown function (DUF697)~COGs: COG3597 Uncharacterized protein/domain associated with GTPase~KEGG: mar:MAE_32050 hypothetical protein~SPTR: Putative uncharacterized protein) produces the protein MKFQPIKRIADKTINLFRVDEAQVAKILESVRSQLPTTEALLIGKPQAGKSSIVRGLTGVGAEIVGQGFRPHTQYTERYAYPSEDLPLLIFTDTVGLGDVENNTEVIIQELSQELDQETGKARIIILTIKINDFATDSLKEVAFNLRQKYPHIPCLLAVTSLHELYPVDVDNHPPYPPDLVDVNRAFEEIKNNFMGLYDQAMVIDFTLEEDGYDPVFYGLDTMVDNLAQLLPEAESKTIYQLLDEKAGSQLSHVYKEVARRYILSFSIIAATVAAVPLPFATMPVLTALEVSMVGLLGQLYGQNVTVSQAGGIVSAIAGGFLAQAIGRELIKFIPGFGSVVAASWAAAYTWGLGEGACAYFGDLVGGKKPDPDKIKKVMRNAFQEAKERFKNSDNDLN, from the coding sequence ATGAAGTTTCAACCGATAAAACGTATTGCTGATAAAACTATTAATTTGTTTCGGGTTGATGAGGCTCAAGTTGCTAAGATTTTGGAATCAGTGCGATCGCAACTTCCCACCACAGAAGCCCTGTTGATAGGGAAACCCCAAGCAGGAAAAAGTTCTATTGTCAGGGGATTGACGGGGGTAGGAGCAGAGATTGTCGGGCAAGGATTTCGCCCCCATACTCAATACACAGAAAGATATGCCTATCCATCGGAGGATTTACCCCTGCTTATTTTTACCGATACTGTGGGTTTAGGGGATGTGGAAAATAATACCGAGGTCATCATTCAAGAATTAAGCCAAGAATTAGATCAAGAAACAGGTAAGGCGAGGATAATTATTTTAACTATCAAAATTAATGACTTTGCCACCGATAGCCTTAAGGAAGTGGCTTTTAATCTCAGACAAAAATATCCTCACATACCTTGTTTACTAGCAGTTACTTCTCTTCATGAGTTATACCCTGTGGATGTGGACAATCATCCCCCCTATCCCCCTGATTTAGTTGATGTAAACAGGGCTTTTGAAGAGATTAAAAATAATTTTATGGGTTTATACGATCAAGCTATGGTCATTGATTTTACCCTTGAGGAGGATGGTTATGATCCTGTTTTTTATGGTTTGGATACCATGGTAGATAATCTTGCCCAACTATTACCCGAAGCGGAGTCAAAAACCATTTACCAACTTCTTGATGAAAAGGCAGGATCACAGTTGAGCCATGTTTACAAAGAGGTAGCTAGGCGTTATATTCTTTCCTTTTCGATCATCGCCGCTACGGTGGCAGCAGTACCTCTGCCCTTTGCCACTATGCCTGTATTAACTGCCCTAGAGGTTTCTATGGTAGGACTTTTGGGACAATTGTATGGTCAAAATGTTACTGTATCTCAGGCAGGGGGGATTGTAAGTGCGATCGCAGGGGGATTTTTAGCCCAAGCCATCGGTAGGGAATTAATTAAATTTATTCCGGGATTTGGTAGTGTTGTGGCAGCTTCTTGGGCAGCTGCCTATACTTGGGGTTTGGGGGAAGGTGCTTGTGCCTACTTTGGTGACTTGGTGGGGGGTAAAAAACCTGACCCAGACAAAATTAAAAAGGTCATGCGTAATGCTTTTCAAGAAGCCAAGGAAAGGTTTAAAAATTCAGACAATGATTTAAATTAA
- a CDS encoding protein serine/threonine phosphatase (PFAM: Protein phosphatase 2C~COGs: COG0631 Serine/threonine protein phosphatase~InterPro IPR014045:IPR001932~KEGG: syp:SYNPCC7002_A2701 protein phosphatase~PFAM: Protein phosphatase 2C-like~SMART: protein phosphatase 2C domain protein~SPTR: Protein serine/threonine phosphatase), with translation MSTSPDDLILSQCIFSTHKDATLEIPFGELDDSENISRYALAISYNKDELKPFSCRGDRHYYELLVTDTQPEKQSSLDANLETVVEFDRRSLIEAGIPGLAFPYLTLTEYAPLVPDLLDAWQDELGQEYVIINQRNNWQSLDQYLGENEPKTSHIFNYFQKMARLWKDLSKLKCAQTLLEIKNIGIGDTENLEIKKLYFDDLDNLPHLRQLVETWIMVLEEHDRTEASKPIKTLMEQIEEGKIDNIKNLCDAVDVVYQQAQLDDLLESGEEQEFFIPPDDELDELADQFDFDESDDQEATVINKGEDIDEQPTVVLPMTLLSLTECGMTDIGMKRSHNEDCFAVETKINKRETPQGVLCSGRGFFLVCDGMGGHAGGEVASALAVKTLYQYFNDHWTEELPDEETIQEGILEANRAIYDANIEKGNLGAGRMGTTVVMTLVQDNQVAIAHVGDSRIYRVTRKWGLEQLTIDHSVAQAEIRNGIEPEQAFARPDAYQLTQALGPRKREFVHPEVNFFEVKEDTLFLMCSDGLSDNDLLENNWQSVLLPLLSSKANLQEGASHLLELANQINGHDNITCVLARIKVQPNLEQKNPLLS, from the coding sequence ATGATAGTGAAAATATCTCCCGTTATGCCCTTGCTATTTCCTATAACAAGGATGAATTAAAACCTTTTTCCTGTAGGGGCGATCGCCATTATTACGAGCTGTTAGTGACCGATACCCAACCAGAAAAACAATCATCATTAGACGCTAATTTAGAAACCGTAGTCGAATTTGACCGTAGGAGCTTGATAGAAGCAGGGATTCCCGGTTTAGCCTTTCCCTACCTTACCCTAACCGAATACGCCCCCCTTGTTCCTGACTTGTTAGACGCTTGGCAAGATGAGCTAGGACAAGAATATGTAATCATCAACCAGAGAAATAATTGGCAATCCTTAGATCAATATCTGGGAGAAAATGAGCCAAAAACTAGCCACATTTTCAACTATTTTCAGAAAATGGCAAGGCTATGGAAAGATCTTAGCAAATTAAAATGTGCCCAAACTCTCCTAGAAATTAAGAACATTGGTATCGGTGACACCGAAAATTTAGAGATCAAAAAACTTTATTTTGATGATCTTGATAACCTTCCCCATCTCAGGCAACTGGTGGAAACGTGGATTATGGTCTTAGAAGAACACGATCGCACCGAAGCCAGTAAACCCATCAAAACATTGATGGAACAAATCGAAGAGGGCAAAATTGATAATATCAAAAATCTATGTGATGCGGTAGATGTGGTTTATCAACAAGCCCAATTAGACGATTTATTAGAAAGTGGCGAGGAACAAGAATTTTTTATCCCCCCCGATGACGAATTGGACGAACTAGCCGATCAATTTGATTTTGACGAGTCCGACGATCAAGAAGCCACGGTAATTAATAAAGGTGAAGATATTGACGAACAACCTACAGTAGTCTTACCCATGACCCTATTAAGTCTAACTGAATGCGGTATGACAGACATCGGCATGAAACGTTCCCACAATGAGGATTGTTTTGCCGTAGAAACCAAGATTAACAAAAGGGAAACTCCTCAAGGGGTTTTGTGTAGTGGTCGGGGATTTTTCCTTGTCTGCGACGGCATGGGTGGTCATGCAGGGGGAGAAGTAGCCAGTGCTTTAGCGGTCAAAACCCTTTATCAATATTTTAATGACCATTGGACAGAGGAATTACCCGATGAGGAAACTATCCAAGAAGGTATCTTAGAAGCCAATCGAGCGATTTATGATGCCAACATCGAAAAAGGTAATCTTGGTGCGGGTAGAATGGGAACAACGGTAGTTATGACCCTTGTTCAAGATAATCAAGTGGCGATCGCCCATGTGGGAGATAGTAGAATCTATCGAGTTACCAGAAAATGGGGTTTAGAACAATTAACCATTGATCATTCCGTTGCCCAAGCAGAAATCAGAAACGGCATTGAACCCGAACAGGCCTTTGCCCGTCCCGATGCTTATCAACTCACCCAAGCCCTAGGCCCTAGAAAAAGAGAATTTGTTCATCCCGAAGTCAACTTTTTTGAGGTCAAAGAAGACACTTTATTTCTAATGTGTTCCGATGGTTTATCTGATAATGACCTATTAGAAAATAACTGGCAAAGTGTGCTTTTACCCCTGCTCAGTTCTAAAGCTAATTTGCAAGAAGGAGCATCTCATCTCCTAGAATTAGCTAATCAAATCAATGGTCATGACAATATCACCTGTGTTTTAGCAAGGATAAAAGTTCAACCTAATCTCGAACAAAAAAATCCTTTATTATCTTAA